A window of the Miscanthus floridulus cultivar M001 chromosome 14, ASM1932011v1, whole genome shotgun sequence genome harbors these coding sequences:
- the LOC136505262 gene encoding uncharacterized protein: MKNTKDSMGTHDFDGSEFDNKTTSLHDQFSTQLSLSSYNDGEGIATSSCPDKQCHLAILNLSLKSFKKDATKEDAAKWKLEENGFPFVRSDLEWGDSSYDSSLSEQSSISTPGTPFTVQSDTQSEDLDRTDIWVSSLDLDAEDSALLPEPDKEQFQDALGFDFPSPSFSATRSLQFGPSSYSTGILQSKEANDSDEPIFWPFERTSYNSPKFDKFLSVSPRRNTMDLGYAEVRHLNPVLQRLRKSTLSSVKKCIEPRQGTSNLGAKGSMTSSQEKNQKTPAVPSRLSRTTKASAPSSHHQKRRPPHLKLGGPRKVSSPQPQADHSNKKIEASDVQKLADKKSQIEELIGLDEFDGHEGMGSDSSDYQFSLWISPG; the protein is encoded by the coding sequence ATGAAAAATACAAAGGACAGCATGGGGACCCACGattttgatggttctgaatttgacAACAAGACAACTTCACTTCATGATCAGTTCTCGACACAGTTATCATTATCTAGTTACAATGATGGCGAGGGGATTGCAACTTCTTCATGTCCTGACAAGCAGTGTCATTTGGCCATCCTTAATTTGTCCTTAAAAAGTTTTAAGAAGGATGCTACCAAGGAGGATGCAGCTAAATGGAAGCTTGAAGAGAACGGTTTCCCTTTTGTTCGTTCTGACTTGGAATGGGGTGATTCTTCATATGACAGTTCTCTCAGCGAACAGTCATCAATCAGTACCCCCGGTACACCATTCACTGTACAGTCAGATACTCAGTCTGAGGATCTTGACAGAACAGATATCTGGGTTTCTTCTTTAGATCTTGATGCCGAGGATTCTGCCTTGCTGCCAGAGCCCGACAAGGAACAGTTTCAAGATGCACTCGGTTTTGATTTCCCCAGCCCTTCTTTCAGTGCAACCAGAAGTCTCCAGTTTGGTCCTTCCAGTTATAGTACAGGAATATTGCAAAGCAAAGAAGCCAATGACTCTGATGAGCCAATATTCTGGCCATTTGAGCGCACTTCCTACAACAGTCCTAAATTTGACAAATTCCTGAGTGTGTCGCCTCGTAGGAACACAATGGATCTCGGGTATGCTGAAGTTCGTCACTTGAATCCAGTCTTGCAGAGGCTCCGTAAGAGCACACTGTCTTCAGTTAAGAAGTGCATTGAACCGCGTCAAGGGACTAGCAATTTAGGCGCAAAAGGAAGCATGACCTCCTCCCAAGAGAAGAATCAGAAGACGCCTGCAGTTCCCTCCAGGTTAAGCAGGACAACAAAAGCATCTGCGCCCTCCAGTCATCACCAGAAACGAAGGCCGCCTCACCTGAAACTTGGTGGTCCAAGAAAGGTTAGCTCTCCACAACCGCAGGCAGATCATTCTAATAAAAAGATTGAAGCATCAGACGTCCAGAAACTAGCGGATAAGAAGAGTCAGATCGAAGAGTTGATTGGTTTGGATGAGTTTGATGGACATGAAGGCATGGGCTCGGATTCTTCAGACTACCAATTTAGCCTATGGATATCTCCAGGATAG